The DNA window AAGTGGATCGTATTGTGGGGCAGGATTCTGGAATTTCTATGAGAGACATACTTCAGTTTAGGAAGCAGTTTTATAAAAAATGGTACGATATCCGTGTTCTTTGTGAAGGTGGACTTACAGCAGAGGTTGTAGCAGATAAAGTACTTGATGCAGTTAAGAGATATCAAGACTCAGAATCAGAAACCTTTATTTCAACCAGACATATAAGGTCTGAAATGTGTGAGCAAAAAGGCTCTGTTAAATATTTCACTGAAGCTGTTGTTGAGGGCCTAGCATCCGATGGTGGACTCTTTGTTCCTGAGAAGGGGCTTCCAACATTCACTGCTGGAGAATGGCAAAACTTAGTAGAAGCAACTTATGTTGAAAGAGCTCAGATTATATTGGAAAGATTTATACATCCTGCTGATATACCTGCTTTCAAGCTGGGAGAAATTGTTGAGATTGCTTATGGAGAAAACTTTGCTTGTTCTAAAATTGCCCCTGTTAGGTATCTGACAGGCAACCAGTTTCTCCTTGAGTTGTTTCATGGACCAACAGCCTCATTTAAGGATTTGGCGTTACAGTTGATGCCTCATCTATTTGCATACTGTGTTCCCAAAAGATGCAATTATTTGGTCCTAGTAGCTACTTCTGGAGACACAGGGAGTGCTGTCCTAGATGGTTTCAGTCGTCTAAGTGATACTGACAAACAAAGAATTGCTGTGGTCACTTTCTTTCCTGAGGATGGAGTAAGCCAGATTCAGAAATCACAAATGATTGGCTGCCAAAGAGAAAATGGGTGGTCAGTGGGGGTCAAatctaattttgatttttgccagacagctataaaaaaaatatttaccgATTCTGATTATTCTGGTTTTCTTACTGTAGAATATGGAACAGCTTTAAGTGCAGCAAATTCTATAAACTGGGCTCGACTACTTCCCCAAGTTATTTATCATGCTTCTGCCTACCTTGACCTTGTTCATCAAGATATTATTACTTTTGGAAGCCCAATAGATGTGTGTATTCCTACAGGAAACTTTGGCAACATATTAGCTGCATTATATGCAAAAAGAATGGGAATCCCTATCAGAAAATGTATTTGTGCATCCAATGGAAATAATGTTTTGACCGATTTCATAAGAACAGGTCTTTATGATTTAAGGGGAAGAAGATTAATGCAGACTTCATCACCAGCAATAGATATTTTGAAATCTTCCAACCTTGAACGACATTTGCACCTGATTGCTAGTGGTAATGGACAGCTGGTGACACAATTATTTAGTGACCTGGAAAAGCAATGTCATTTTCAGTTGCAGAAAGATCTACTTGAGAAGCTTCAGCAAGACTTGGTAGCTGGGTGGTGCTCTGAGGAGGACTGTCTTGCTGCTATCCACTCTGTATACAGTACTACAGGGTATATTTTGGACACACACACGGCTATTGCTAAAGTAGTTGCAGATCGATTACAGGATAGAACATGTCCAGTTATCATTTCATCTACAGCTCATTATTCCAAGTTTGCACCTGCTATCTTGCGGGCTTTGAGGATTGCAGAAATAAAACAGAGTCCATTAAGTCAGCTTCACTTGCTGAGTTCTTACAGTCCTTTGCCTCCAGTCCATAGGGGCCTGTTAAAGACATTGAAAGAGAACGAGAAGCAGAAACATCAGATCTGTGCTGCTGATGTGAATGTCATGATGGCACATATAGAAACTGTAATACAAAATAAGTTTATGAACGTTTTCTAAGTACATTTACTTGGTGTTTATTatatcaatttaaatattttcttcactaAAAAGTCATGTTTTAATAAATGCATAGTACACAAAGTCTTTGGCAAGTTTATATTCTGAGTATACTTTCTCATTTTCATGTTCAgctaaaacattttaacattgattttaaaattttttgcatGCATGTGAGAATTCTAATGCAGGTGAACGGTTCTTCTTTGAAAGCCCAAGAGACCGAGGGGCTCTTTTACAGAAAAAATGCAGTAGTGCATGCTTCCCCACACAACCCTGGCAGTGTTCCTCAATCCTGACTTGGGAGTGAGCACTTTTAAGGTGAAAGGATAATCCTGTCTGAAACTGCTAACAAGTGCTACAGTTGTTTTGTTGTGTAGTATATGCAGTGAATACTTTTCACTgggaatttagttaaacattaaaCTAATCTCACGCGGGGCATTGAAAAGCCTTCAGGTGTAGTAACAGCTTTCATCTTCTCTTTATCTTGGATATATTTAAACTGGAATCCTTGAAGTTAAATTACCTATATCTTATTATCCATACAATCctacaatattttaatatgttcTATCTATATATATTGTTTTTGTATTGACTATGTAATCACGTATTCTTGTTCactgtcaaaacattttttttgtcttgCCATAGGGGACAGTATTTTGCCTTAGCCTCCAGCCTATATGTTTTATTATCACCTTTTAAAGCATATTTCTTCCCTGAATGTGCTTGCAAATTCCATTAGCCTCTGCTGAGGCTTTTCTATTTGAGCTCACAAGTTTATTGCACCATCTTACCAAATAGTAGAAGATAGTAATATCAGAAGCCTTCTTGAATAagtgtaaattaaaatattcaattGTTGAATTCCCATCCTTTTTCTCAAATTTTATGTTTGTGATCGggaccccccccaagcttctggggatattcaaaattacttttagtTTCATGTCATCCCCGTGATTTTTGTGTAACTGAGAAGCCACAGAAAATGAATAGCCGAAGATTGAgtcaaattttcttttttttttttttaaaaagcttctaaAATTGGATGCTACTGCACCTTATCCATCCTTGCTAAGGCAATCTATTTTAGGTCACATGGTTAAGTTATCCTTTCTGTATCAGCTAATGACTAGAGGTTTAATAGGTTTTTTGCATCAAAAATAATAGGTCTGGATGTCAAAGTGCAAAACTGTCTTAGATGAGATTACCATATATCTACTAATTGTAGATTGTATTTGGCAATCAAAGGGGTAAAGTTTAAGTACCTGCTACGATATACTGTCACCAAGCACATTATAAGCTGATTGAAACAAGAATGGTTTGTATATGTTATATGATAAATACTACAAATAATAGCTTCTCATGTATATTAAAGGTGTATCCCACTACAAAGTTATGTGTGCATATGTAATATgtagttttcttttcctttcctttgctaTTCTCTAATAGCTTTTCAGAATATCTCTGGTtattttttctgctgtttttagCTTTATCGCACATACATTTTTTTGCCACAGTAATGCTTGAATCATGTTTTGAATTCTTATCTTTAGAAATGAGGCCCAAAAATAAGTGATGAAATGCTAAATGCTGGCATTTAATGCAGTACATCATTGGGGATTAGAAAAAGGTAGTACGAGTTTATTACTGAAAAGGGTTGATAGTGCATCATGTTAGTGCACGACAACCCTTTCACTTCTGAAGCTCTGAGTTTGAATTCTTCCTTTTGGTCCCAAGTAACAATAAATGTGATAGTCTTACCATATGTGCTCATTACAAAACCTGTACTGCAGTAAGCTAATAGGGATGTTTCAAGATAGGGTGGGGTGGTTGCAGCACTGAAACTCAGACCATTGCTGTTTGCCATCTCTTTCATGAGTATTACGCACTATTACGTTATGGTTTAAAGTATCTAAGAAAAGAAACTTGATTTAATGAACAATAGAGCAAAGGAAAACAGAATCTAAACAGCATTAGGCTAAAAGTCAATGGCCTGTGTACGAGTGGTATAGTTGATTTATAAGGGAATCAGACAACAGCTGAACTATGCTcataagagaaatattttatgtACAACATACAGAAGGATTTAGTGTGGTGTGGCTAACACCAATATTTCAAAGCTCACAGAAGTACCTCAAATTTGATTGATTATTGAGGGAAAAAATTGTCTGGTTCCTAGATGACAGTTCTTGTAATATGAACACAATCAGAGCTGGCACTGGGAGAGGTTAAGAACTGAATGGATTTGGAAATGGATTAAACTGAACATTTAATTATCTCATGCTTAGGCTATGtatacactaaaaagttaggctGATCCACCTATGGCACTTGGGtgtgaagaattcttctgttgacttagctACTGCCCCTCAAGCAAGTGTATTAATTATGGgagatgggagaacccctcccattgctagagtgagtgtctacactgaagtgctacagcagtgcagctgcagcatttctaATGAATACGTAGCCTCAAACTTGGAATTCTAAGGCTAAGATAGAGAGACATAAAGGCAATGCCTGGGGAGCTTTCCTCAGCTACTGTCTGTGTTAAACCTGTCCTGGCAATAGATAACTATTAGACTTTGTCTATGCTGGaactttgtcagcaaaactttcgTTGTTCAGGGTTTTTTGTcccgaacgacaaaagttttaccgatgaaAAGCGCTGgagtgaacagcgctttgtcagtAGGGGCGCTTTCCTGCCGACAAAGCCATTGCCACTCGGGGAGAggggaagttttttgttggcaggacaAAGTAGTCTCGTGCcgacaaagagcagctacactgcatgctATGTTGCTAAAAGCCTCGGCGTGTTGCCATAGCCTTAAATAATTAGTTTCTCAAGCTGTCCAATACCTTTCATGAGGATTAAAttcactcatttttttaaaaaaacaatccaaTGTGTTAACACTTTCATGCAAGGTATAGCAAAACATATTTAGTGTTACAAATACTGTGTTGCACTATTAGTGCTATGCAATAATGTTGTTTTTTACTTTTACCAGGAAAATGATATACTTACAGTATTTGCAGGAAAACATAACATCAACATTGTGATGTGGACAATATCAATACTATTTGGGCCTGGACTGCACACAAGTTGCAGTGGTTTAAATAAAGGTGTGGTGTTGGAAGTTAATTTGATGTAAGCCAGGGTTACACAGTGTATGAGTGTTCACATGTAAAGTTACACTGGTTTCCCTAAACTGGTGTAGCATCAGATCTTTCGTTAAACTGTTGCAACTTCTGAGTGTAGATGAGCCTCTGTTGACCCACTGCTATCTCATGGAGAACTTTAAAGGACAATTGTTGTAAGAGTTCTGCTTATTAATGTCTGtatttatattatttcttttaccTATGAATATTTGCATGCAAATATGATCTGTGTTGCTTGGGAACTGACCAGTTGCTCATAACTCACCTTAAGTCATCATtctgtttctgagtagcagccgtgttagtctgtattttccaccaaatgcatccgatgaagtgagctgtagctcacgaaagcttatgctctaataaatttgttagtctctaaggtgccacaagtactccttttcattctgtttctgtTATCAGCAACTACCTGCGATACCAGACTTGAGTAAAAGAATGAACAGCAGAAGCAAATGAATTTCTAAGGGGCAGTCCTGATTTCATTTGAATGTCCTTAGTAATAAAAATGCAGATGTTTTCATATATCATGACGTtatgtatatattataaaaattgtGATATTTTAGCAGAATTGTTTCTATAGAACATTAATCAGTTTTCCAAAAAATGTCCACTCTGCATTATTCAGGA is part of the Dermochelys coriacea isolate rDerCor1 chromosome 2, rDerCor1.pri.v4, whole genome shotgun sequence genome and encodes:
- the THNSL1 gene encoding threonine synthase-like 1 is translated as MFHVVRYQHLKLTQNIGFSVHLKLIFPRTLAFVQLWKSWLSTLSLVGDQNIVLMGPPGAGKTTVGRIVGHKLGCRVIDVDDDVLETTWNMSVSEKLQDVGSQQFIEEEGKALLKFSASGSVISLSGSNPMHAASMQHVKKNGIVVYLDVPTRDIIDRLELMKVDRIVGQDSGISMRDILQFRKQFYKKWYDIRVLCEGGLTAEVVADKVLDAVKRYQDSESETFISTRHIRSEMCEQKGSVKYFTEAVVEGLASDGGLFVPEKGLPTFTAGEWQNLVEATYVERAQIILERFIHPADIPAFKLGEIVEIAYGENFACSKIAPVRYLTGNQFLLELFHGPTASFKDLALQLMPHLFAYCVPKRCNYLVLVATSGDTGSAVLDGFSRLSDTDKQRIAVVTFFPEDGVSQIQKSQMIGCQRENGWSVGVKSNFDFCQTAIKKIFTDSDYSGFLTVEYGTALSAANSINWARLLPQVIYHASAYLDLVHQDIITFGSPIDVCIPTGNFGNILAALYAKRMGIPIRKCICASNGNNVLTDFIRTGLYDLRGRRLMQTSSPAIDILKSSNLERHLHLIASGNGQLVTQLFSDLEKQCHFQLQKDLLEKLQQDLVAGWCSEEDCLAAIHSVYSTTGYILDTHTAIAKVVADRLQDRTCPVIISSTAHYSKFAPAILRALRIAEIKQSPLSQLHLLSSYSPLPPVHRGLLKTLKENEKQKHQICAADVNVMMAHIETVIQNKFMNVF